A window of Mycolicibacterium holsaticum DSM 44478 = JCM 12374 genomic DNA:
CGTCGATGCCGCACGGCGCCTGATCGCCGAACACGGCGCCGACGCGATCAGCACCGACGACATCGCCGCGGCCGCCGGCGTCGGCAAGGGCACGCTGTTTCGTCGGTTCGGCAGCCGGGCTGGGCTGATGATCGTGCTGCTCGACGAGGACGAGAAGGCCGCCCAGGCGGCCTTCCTGTTCGGCCCGCCCCCGCTGGGACCCGGCGCACCGCCACTGGACCGGCTGCTGGCCTACGGGCGCAGCCGGCTCGAGTTCGTCCACACCCACCACGCCTTGATGTCGGACGCCAACCGCGATCCGCAGACGCGGTTCAGCCCGCCGGCCACGCTGCATCACCGCCACGTCAGCGTGCTGCTAGAGAATGCGGACACCTCGGGAGACCTCGATGCGCAGGCGGCCGCGCTGCTCGCCCTGCTCGACCCCGACTACGTGCACCACCAACTCACCGAGCGCGGTGCGACGCTGGAAAGCCTCGGTGATGCGTGGGAGTCGCTGGCACGCAAACTGTGCGGGCAATGAAGCGCTGGGTCCTGCACGTCGATCTCGACCAGTTCCAGGCGGCCGTCGAAGTGCGCCGTCGCCCCGAACTCGACGGCCTGCCGATCATCGTCGGCGGCAACGGCATTCCCCACGAACCCCGCAAGGTCGTCACGTGCGCCTCGTATCCGGCGCGTAAGTTCGGGGTGCACGCGGGCATGCCGCTGCGCACCGCGGCCCGCAAGTGTCCCGATGCGACGTTCTTGCCGCTGGACACCGACGCCTACGACGCGGCCTCCGAGGAGGTCATGGGGCTGCTGCGCGACTTCGGCCACCCGGTGGAGGTCTGGGGCTGGGACGAGGCGTACGTCGGGGCCGATCTCGACGACGCTGCCGACGCCGTCGAACTGGCCGCACGGATCCGCGAGACCGTCGCCGCCGAGACGGGCCTGTCGTGTTCGGTCGGCATCAGCGACAACAAGCAGCGCGCCAAGGTCGCGACCGGTTTCGGCAAGCCCGCAGGCGTTTTCGTGCTCACCGACGAGAACTGGATGGCGGTGATGGGCGACCGTGAGGTCGACGCGTTGTGGGGCGTCGGCCCCAAGACCACCAAAAGGCTTGCCACCATGGGTATCAGCACCGTCGCCGACCTGGCCGCCACCGACGCCACCAGGCTGACCTCGACGTTCGGGCCGACCACCGGGCTGTGGATCCTGCTGCTGGCCAAGGGTGGCGGCGATACCGACGTCAGCGCGACACCGTGGGTGCCGCGCTCGCGCAGCCACGTCGTCACCTTTCCCGCCGATCTCACCGAGCGCGCCGAAATGAACTCCGCCGTCATCGATCTGGCGCAGCAGACGCTGACCGAGGTCGTCGAGCAGGACCGCGTCGTCACCCGGGTGGCGGTGACGGTGCGGACCAAAACCTTCTACACCCGAAGCAAGATCCGAAAGCTGCCCGCTCCGACCGTCGATGCGCAGACCATCACCGCGACCGCACTTGACCTGCTCGACCAGTTCGAACTGGACCGGCCCGTGCGCCTGCTGGGCGTGCGGCTGGAACTCGCACCGCCGGAAGGTGGGTACTGACAGATGCTGCGCACAGTCGCGATCCGCGGCTACCGGTCGCTTCGCGACATCGTGTTGCCGTTGGCCCCGCTCACCGTGGTCACCGGCGCCAACGGCACCGGCAAGTCCTCGCTGTACCGGGCGCTTCGGCTGCTGGCCGACTGTGGGCGCGGTGAGGTGATCGGATCGCTGGCCCGCGAGGGCGGCCTGGAATCGGTGCTGTGGGCGGGCCCCGAACAGCTCGGCGGTGCACGGCGGACCGGCCGCGTCGAGGGCACCACCCGCTCCGGCCCCGTCTCGCTGGAGCTCGGCTTCGCCTCCGACGATTTCGGCTACCTGGTCGACCTCGGACTGCCCCAGATGGCCGGGCACAATTCGCTTTTCGCGCGTGACCCCGAGATCAAACGCGAGGCGGTGTTCGTCGGCCCGGTGATGCGCACCAGCTCGACACTCGTGCGCCGCACGCGCGACTACGCCGAGGCGAGCGCGGAATCAGGCCGGGGGTTCGACAAGCTGTCCCAGGCGCTCCCGCCCTACCGCAGCGTGCTCGCCGAGTACGCCCACCCCGGCACGCATCCAGAACTCGCCGCGGTACGCGATCGCCTTCGCGACTGGCGGTTCTACGACGGTTTTCGGGTGGACGCAGCCGCGCCGTCACGACAGCGTCAGGTCGGTACCCGCACGCCCGTGCTCTGCGATGACGGCAGGGACCTGGCTGCGGCAATCCAGACGATTATCGAGGCAGGCTTCGACGATCTGCAGCGCGCTGTCGCGGACGCCTTCGACGGGGCGGCGGTGTCGGTGGCCGTGCACGACGGGCTTTTCGATCTGCAGCTTCACCAGCCCGGCATGTTGCGGCCCCTGCGCGCAACCGAGTTATCCGATGGCACACTGCGATTCCTGCTGTGGGCCGCCGCGCTGTCGAGCCCGAGGCCACCGTCGCTCATGGTGCTCAACGAACCGGAGACCTCGCTGCACCCCGAACTGGTGCGCCCGTTGGCGTCGTTGATCCGTGCGGCCGCGACCACCACGCAGGTCGTCGTCGTCACGCATTCCAAAGCGCTGCTGCAGTTCCTCGATACCGTGGCCGTCGCAGACGCCGACAACGACGCGTCCGCCGTCGAGATCGGCCTGTACAAAGACCTCGGCGAGACACGTGTCGACGGGCTGGGCCTGCTCAGCGCCCCGCGCTGGGACTGGGGCCGTCGCTAGCGGCGGCGGGCGCCGGGCCGCAGCGCGCGGGTGAACAAGACGTTGGCCTGTCGCATCGCGACGGTGTAGGGCCACCAGGCCACCCGCTTGAACAGATACAGCGCCCGGATGTCGGCCGAGGTGTAGATCAGGAACCGGTTGCGGCGCACGCCCTTGACGATCCTGTCCGCGGCGTGTTCCGGTGACACCGCGTGCCCACTGAACCTGTCGGTCCACTTCTTGACGCGGGGATCGTCGCGGTCGACGCCGGCGATCTGAACCGTCTGCACCAGAGGGGTTTTCACCGCGCCGGGTACCACGACCGAGACCCCGATGCGGTGCCGGGCGAGGTCGAACCGCAGTACCTCGGACAGTCCACGAAGCCCGTATTTGCTTGCGCTGTAGGCCGCGTGCCACGGCAACGCCACCAGCCCGGCCGCCGACGACACGTTGACCAGGTGCCCGCCCTTGCCCGCCGCGACCATCGGCGGAACGAACTCCTCGATGACGTGAATGGGACCCATCAGGTTGATGTCGACCATCGACTTCCAATGCTGATGGGTCAGCGTCGACACGGTGCCCCACGCCGACACCCCGGCGATGTTCATCACCACGTCCATCGCGGGGTGCGCGGCGTGGATATCGGCGGCGAAGGCCGCCACCGCGTCGTAGTCGGAGATGTCCAGGGCCCGGTACTCGGCCACGTGGCCGCCGAGCGCCGTTGCGTCTGCCACCGTCGTCTCCAGGCCGTCGGCGTCACGGTCGGTGAGGTAGAGCTCGGCGCCCTCGGCGGCCAGTTTCAGCGCGGTCGCACGGCCGATGCCGCTGGCGGCCCCGGTGAGAAAACAACGCTTCCCGGTGAAACCGCCTCGCTGCGCCATGGCGGTGAGGATACCTACCGGTCGGGCGAGTCCTCGCGTAGGTGCGAGCCGCCCCACAACCCGTACAGCCACAACCGCTCGACGACCTCGATGGCCCGCGCGGGGTCGCGCCCGCGGCCGATGAACGCGCTGTCGTGGGTCAGCGTCATCGTCGTCGTCGCCGCCAGGGTGCGCACCAGCGCGGGCAGGTCGTCGGAGATCGGGCGGGCGTCGGCGTCCTGCTCCACCAGGCTGACGATCTTGTCGATGATGCCGTCGGCGAAATCGTCCATCATTTCCCGGATCTGTGCGTCGGTGTTCCTGGCCACCGCGCACGCATGCATGATCGGGTCGTTGGTCGCATAGACCGCCGCGGCGCTGCCGACCATCCGCTTGGCGTAATCGGAGAGCGACTCACCGGGTTCCCGGGGCGCGAAGTTGTGGGTGAGCTTGGCGAGTTCTTCGCCGGCATCGGCGAGGATCACCGCGAGCACCGCGTACTTGGAGTCGAAATAGAAGTAGAAGCCCGACCGGGCCACCCCGGCGCGCTCGCTGATCGTGCTCACCGACAGGTCGGCGAAGGATCTTTCCTGAAGCAGTTCTCGTACCGCGCCGACGATCGCATCGCGCTGGCGATCACCGCGACTGCGGCGTGTCTGCCGTACTTCGGCCGTCATGGTTTAAGACCTTTTCATCGCGGCGCACCCGCACCAAACTTGACAGGCGTCAAGTGACGATACCAGGATGGGGGTCAGGTGACATCCACCACAGCTTGCCTTTTTCAGGAGTATCCAGATGCCGACCATCAGCACCAAGGACTATCTGCTCGATCAGGCCAAACGACGGTTCACCCCGACGTTGAACAACCTGCCGCTCGGCCCGATCGAGCGCCGGTTGAACGAGCGGGAGTGGCCGCAGTTCGTGCTGGCGGAGCCGCCGGCGGGTAGCGGGCTCAAACCCGTCATGGGCGATTCCGGACTGCCGGTCCTCGGGCACATCGTGGAGGCGTTCCGCGGCGGACCCGACTATGTGCTGCAGATTTACCGCAAGTACGGCCCGGTGCACTACTCGCACTCGCCCGCACTGTCGTCGGTGTCGGCGCTGGGACCCGACGCCACGCAGGCCGTCTTCTCGAACAAGAACAAGGACTACTCGCAGAAGGGCTGGCACCCGGTCATCGGCCCGTTCTTCAACCGCGGCCTGATGATGCTCGACTTCGAAGAGCACATGTTCCACCGGCGGATCATGCAGGAGGCGTTCACGCGCACCCGCTTGACCGGCTACGTCGAGCACATCGACAAGGTGGCGTCGAAGGTGGTGGCCAACGATTGGGTGGCCAACGACGCGCGGTTCCTACTGCATCCGGCGCTCAAGGAACTCACGCTCGACATCGCCTCGGTGGTGTTCATGGGCCATGAGCCCGGCACCGACCAGGACCTGGTCACCAAGGTCAACGAGGCGTTCACCATCACCACCCGCGCCGGCGGCGCGATCATCCGCACCAGCATTCCGCCGTTCAAGTGGTGGCAGGGGCTGCGGGCCCGCAAGGTGCTCGAGGACTACTTCGAGGAGCGGGTCAAGGAGCGCCGTAGCTCCGGGGGCACCGACATGCTCTCGGTGCTGTGCCACACCGAGGATGAGGACGGCAACAGCTTCAGCGACGAGGACATCGTCAACCACATGATCTTCTTGATGATGGCCGCCCACGACACCTCGACGTCGACGCTGACCACCATGGGCTACCACCTGGCCGCCAACCCGGAGTGGCAGGAGCGGTGCCGCGACGAGTCCGCGCGGCTCGGGGACGGCCCGCTGGACATCGAGGCGCTGGAGAAGCTGGAGACCCTCGACCTGGTGATCAACGAATCGCTGCGGATGGTCACCCCGCTGCCGTTCAACGTCCGCCAAGCGGTCCGCGACACCGACCTGCTGGGGTACTACATCCCGGCAGGCACCAACGTCGTGACGTGGCCCGGCATGAACCACCGGCTGCCGGAGCTGTGGACGAACCCCGAAAAGTTCGATCCCGACCGCTTCGCCGAGCCGCGGGCCGAGCACAAGAAGCACCGGTACGCGTTCGCGCCGTTCGGCGGCGGTGCGCACAAGTGCATCGGCATGGTGTTCGGCCAGCTGGAGATCAAGACCGTGATGCACCGGCTGCTACGCAAGTACCGCCTCGAGCTGCCCCGGCCGGGCTACCAGCCGCGCTACGACTACGCCGGCATGCCCGTGCCGATGGACGGCATGCCGATCGTGTTGCGCCCGCTGAACTAGTTACGTTCCACGCCGCGGTTCGCACGCCGGAGTCTGTTTCGGCGTGGGGTCACGCGGACGTCAGCAGCCGGTTGGCGCACGCGATCACCGCGTCCAGCGCCGACCGTGTCGGGTCATCCGACAAGCCCATCGCCCACTCTGAGCGGGCGCCGTTGGAGCCCTGGATGAACGTCGCGGTGCGCCCACCCGCGGGGACCTGGTGAAACGCCGTCGTCTCGACCGCGATGCCGTGGTCGTAGAGCATCGCCGTCAGTGCCGCAACCGGGCCTGAGGCCGCCGCCGACGACGTGCTGGTCTGGTCGCCGATGGCCAGGGTCGCCTGGTAGGTGCGCGCCTGGGGGCCGATCCGGGTGGCGCGACGGTTACCGTCCGCGCACGACCAGTTGGCTAGCCGCAGCGGTCCCGCGCTGGGCGAGTACTCGGCGAGAAACGACTCGAACGGCATCGCGTCTGCCTCCTCACGTAGGCCGCGGGGCAACGGGCACTGAAAGCGCGCCGCCGCGGTACGGGCAGGTCGTGTGGTGACTGCGAAGGACATGTGTGCCGGTCTTCTGCTCTGACGAGTGACCGACGTAATAGCTTCGACCCACAGCGAGGGGTCGGTCCAGATCAGACCCCGCTGCGGGTTGCTACTACGAGTCGCCTTGGCACGGTGCCGATGCTAGACGCTCGGCGAGCCGGAGTGCAATCGCTTTTCCGGTCGCGTGTCGGCGCCCACCACGACATGCCCGCCCAGACCGCAGGACGTAACGTGAGCCGCCGATGAACTGGGCGTTGCTATTCGCGGCGGGTGTGGTCGGCGGGCTCACCGGCAGCATCGCGGGACTCGCGTCGGTAGCCACCTACCCGGCGCTACTTGTCGCGGGATTGCCCCCGGTGACCGCCAACGTGACCAACACGGTGGCGTTGGTGTTCAACGGCGTCGGTTCGGTGCTGGGTTCGCGGCCGGAGTTGCGGGGTCAGGGTCCGTGGCTGATGCGGATCACCCCGGTCGCTGCACTGGCGGGCGCGGTCGGGGCGGTGCTGTTGTTGTCGACGCCGCCGGAGGGCTTCGAGCGCCTGGTGCCGGTGCTGCTGGGGCTGGCGTCGCTGGCGATCCTGTTGCCGCGCGGCGATAAGCCCGAACAGAGCAGAGCAGATGGGCGACGTCGCGCGGGCAGGGTGATCCTGGAGGCCGCGGCGATCTTCCTGATCGCCATCTACGGCGGCTATTTCGGCGCGGCGGCGGGTGTGCTGCTGCTGGCGTTGCTGCTGCGGATCGGCCACGCCAGCCTGGCACGCGCCAACGCCAGCAAGAACTTCCTGCTCGGCGTCGCCAACCTCGTCGCGGCCGTGGTGTTCGCGCTCGTCGCGCCCGTGCAGTGGTGGGCGGTCGTACCGCTGGGGCTTGGCTGCCTCATCGGCTCCCGGCTGGGGCCCGTCGTGGTCCGCCACGCCCCCGCCGGGCCGCTGCGCGTGCTCATCGGCGTGGCCGGTCTGGCGGTGGCCGTCAAGCTGGCCTTCGACACCTACGGCTGATGCCGCCGCGTCAGACCCCGAACGGACTGTCGCCCTTGGCCACGCGGGTACCGATGTCGATCAGGTTCTGCGCGTTGGCATGCAACCGCTCCCCCGCCTCCCGGCTGGCCTGCCCGATCAAAAATCGCGACCAGGTGCCTTCGATCACGACGCCGAGTTTGAAGCACGCCATCGCGACATACCAATCCAGCCTTGAGGTTTCGCGACCCCCGGCGTCGAGATAAGCGTCCAGCAGCTCGCGACGGCTCGCCAGCCCGCCGAGCGCGGCCAGCGCGGCGCCCGCGGTGATCGTATTGGTCTCCAGCGGCCAGCAGATCAGCATCCACCCGAGGTCCAGCAGCGGGTCGCCGATCGTGCACATCTCCCAGTCGACGAACGCCGCCAGTTCCGGTTTGTCGCGGCGAAGCAGCACATTGCTCAGATGCGGGTCCCCGTGCAGGATCCCGGGCTGCCCGTCGGGTGGACGGTTGGTCTCCAGCCACTCGGCCAGTTCGCCGACGGCCAGCGATGCGGGGTCGTACCGGTCGTGCCGATAGCTTTCCAGCAGCCGCAGAAACTGCGGAACCTGGCGCTGCAGGAAGGAACCTGGGCGTTTGAGTTCGGCCAGCGGGCTGCCCTCCCACGCCACGTTGCCCAGTTGGGCCAGGCTGGCCGCGTAGGAGAGCCCGACCTGGTGGCGCATGTCCGGGTCGCGGACGTAGGCGTCGTCGACCTCGCTGCCGGGGTTGAAGCCGTCGACCTCCTCCATCAGGTAGAAGACCACCCCGAGCACGTCGAGGTCGTCGCAGCCGGCGATGAACCCGGGGTGCGGGACGTTGGTACCTGCCAGCGTGCGAAGCGCGGCGATCTCGCGCAGCATCGTCTTGTCGCTGGTCGGGCGCGGGTGCAGCGGCGGCCGGCGCAACACCATCGGCCGTCCGTCGACCCGGATGCGTACGACGATGTTCTGGGTGCCGCCGGTCAGCGGTTCGACGTCGGTGACCTTCGCACCCAGGCGCTGTTGTCGCACCCAGCGTTGCAGCGCCTTCTGGTCGTCGTCGGTCAGGGTGGGTAGCTGTTGTACGGCGTCGGACATACCGCCATGGTGTCAGGCCCTGCGCGCGGTCAGCAGCAGATACTCCCATTCCATCGTCGAACCGCCGTGCAGGAAGCCGTCACCGATGCGGGCCAGCGCCGCGTCGAGTTCGGCGACCCGGTCCGGATCGTCCTCGATGTTGCGGTACGCCGCGATCGTCGGCCCGTACGTCGACCGGAAGTAGTCCCGGAACGCCGCGCCGTTCCCGAAGTGTTCGACGGTCAGGGCGCGTCGCTCGGTGACGACGTCGGTGACGCGGTCGCCGAGCAGCGCGCGCACGTGCTCGTCGTCGCCCCACAGCGGTGGCGGCTGGGCGCCCGGCGGCGGCGGTGCGACGTAGGGCTTCATCGTGGCGAACAGTTCACCGATCTGGCCTTCGGGTGTCCAGCTCAGCAGCGCGATCCTGCCGCCCGGTTTGCACACCCGGATCAGCTCGTCGGCGGCGCGTTGGTGAAACGGGGCGAACATCACCCCGATGCATGACATCACCACGTCGAATTCGGCGTCGGCGAAAGGCAATTCGTGCGCGTTGGCCTCGCGCCATTCGAGGGTGGCGCCGCGTTCGGCGGCCAGCGCAGCGCCGGCTTCCAGGAGTTCGGGAGACAGGTCGCTGGCGACGACGCGCGCTCCGCGCAGTGCGGCCGGGATCGCCGCGTTGCCGGTACCCGCTGCGACGTCGAGGACACGGTCACCGGGGCCGATTCCGGCCGCATCCACCAGGACCGGGCCCAGCGGTGTCACGAGCTCGGCCGCGAGTTTCGGATAGTTCCCGGAGGCCCACATGACCCGGTGGGTGGCGGCGATCTGACCGTCGTCGACGGCGGTGGCAGGGTTGTTCATCGCGGTACCTTCCATGAGCGGTGCACTTAATCGTGACGCGCGCCGATCAGCCAATCCAGTTCCAAATCTGTACCCATCCTGGTTCGATATCTGTACTGCCCGTTGCGGCACCGGAGGTCACCCACATGCCCGGATATGGCCAGTTCTGTCCCGTCGCCAAGGCGATGGAGCTGCTCGACGAGCGATGGACCATGCTCGTCGTGCGCGAGATGCTGCTCGGCAGCAGACACTTCAACGATCTGCGTCGCGGGGTGCCGAAGATGTCGCCGGCACTGCTGTCGAAACGGCTGAAGTCGCTGACGCGGGCCGGTGTGGTGGAACGCGCCGACGTCGACGGCCGCACCACCTACACCCTCACCGAATGCGGGCAGGAGCTCGCCGAGGTCGTGGACGCGCTCGGGGCGTGGGGCCTGCGTTGGATCAGCCAACTCGGCGAGCAGGACCTCGACCCACACCTGCTGATGTGGGACATGCGGCGCACCATCCCGATCGCCGAATGGCCGCGCCAGCGGACCACTTTGGCATTTCGGCTGACCGGTGTGGCATCGAAGGCCGCACGATGGTGGCTGGTGGTGGCCGACGGGAAGGCCGACGTGTGCGACTTCGATCCCGGCTACGAGGTGGCCGGCTCGGTCGAGACCAGCCTGCGCACCCTCACCCAGATCTGGCGCGGCGACGTGTCATGGCAGCAGGCGCTGCTCGACGGCAGCGTCGCGGTGTCCGGGCCGGCCCAGGTGCGCCGCGCCGTCCCGAAGTGGATCGGCCAGTCGCTGCTGTCGGCGGTCCCGCGACCGGCGTGAAAGTCAGTCGAGGATGCGCCGGGCCACGTTGGTGGTGACGAGGTCGAGCAGTTCATCGGCGCGCCCGGCCAAGATCGTCCGAATGGCGTACAGCGAAAAGCCTTTGGCTTGTTCGACGGTGATGGCCGGCGGTATCGACAGTTCCTGACGCGCGGTGACCACGTCGACGACGGCCGGTCCGTCGTGCGCGAACGCATCGGCGAGCGCCTGCTGCAGATCGGCAGGCCGCTCGACACGGCGGCCGAAGATGCCCATTGCCTGTGCGACGGCGGCGAAGTCGGGGTTGACGAGGTCGGTGCCGAAATTGACGATGCCCGCGGCTTTCATCTCGAGCTCGACGAAGTTCAGCGACGAGTTGTTGAAGACGATGACCTTCACCGGCAGCTTGTTCTGGATCAGCGTCACCAGCTCACCGAACAGCATCGTCAGCCCGCCGTCACCGGCCAGCGCGACGATCTGGCGGCCGGGCAGCGCGGACTGCGCACCGATCGCATGCGGTAACGCGCACGCCATGGAGCCGTGGTTGAAGGAGCCGATCAGCCGCCGACGTCCGTTCATGGTGAGATATCGCGCGGCCCACACCACCGGAGAGCCGACGTCGACGGTGAACACCGCATCCTCGGATGCGAGCTGATTCACCAGGCCCGCAACATATTCCGGGCGGATCGGGGTGCGATCGCGGTCGTTGACGGCCAGTTCGTCCATCGCCTTGCGGGTCTTGCGGTAGTGGCGCAGCGAGCGGTCGAGGTGTTGGCTGTCGGTCTTCTGCTGCAGCAGCGGCTGCAGCGCGGCTGCGGTGTCGGCGACGGTGCCCACCAGCCCGAGATCGACCGGGGTGCGACGGCCGAGGTGGCGGCCGCGGACGTCGACCTGGATGACTTTCGCGCCGTCGGGATAGAACTGCGGATAGGGAAAGTCGGTGCCCAGCATGAGCAACGCGTCGGCCTCCTTGATGGCCTTGTAGCCGGAGGCGAAACCGAGCAGACCCGTCATGCCGACGTCGAACGGGTTGTCGTACTCGATGAACTCCTTGCCGCGCAACGCATGCACGACCGGCGCGTTGAGGGTGCCCGCCAAGTCGATCAGCGCGTCGTGCGCGCCTGCCACCCCGGCACCGCCGAGGATCGTGACCGCCCGCGCGTCGTTGAGGATGGCCGCGGCCTGCCGCAGCGACTCGTCGTCGGGCCGCACGACCGACCGCGTCGCGGTGATCGGCCGCGTGCTCCAGGCCGACGCGTCGGCGCGCTGCAGAAAGATCTCGCCGGGAATGACCACCACCGCCACCCCGCTGTCCTCGACGGCGGCCCGCATCGCCATCTCCAGGATCCGCGGCGCCATCTCGGGGGTGCTGACCAGTTCGCAGTAGACGCTGCACTCGCGGAACAGCTCCTGCGGATGGGTCTCCTGGAAGTAGTCCGAGCCGATCTCGGTGCGCGGGATGTGCGCAGCGATCGCCAGCACGGGCACCCGGCTGCGCTGCGCGTCGAAAAGACCGTTGATCAGATGCAAGTTGCCGGGACCGCAGCTGCCCGCGCAGACCGCCAGCCCGCCGGTGAGCGCGGCATCGGCCGCTGCCGCGAACGCCGCGGTCTCTTCGTGGCGGACGTGCTCCCAGCTGATCTCGCCCGATCGGCGGATCGCGTCGGTGAACCCGTTGAGGCTGTCCCCGGGCAGGCCGTAGATCCGGCGCACACCGCTGACCCGCAATGCTTGGATGAGGTGTTCGGCGACGGTCGCCACGCCGCCAGGGTAGCGATTTGTGTGCGTTTAGGAGCGTTGAGCGCCCCTAAACGCACACAAGCCGCTCTATTTGGGGGCGAAGCGCTGGCCGGCGTCCAACCGCAGGCACTGGCCGTTGAGCATCGGGTTCTCGACGATCGCGGTCACCAGCTTCGCGTACTCCTCGGGCTTGCCGAGCCGCTTGGGGAACGCCGCGTCCTTGGTCAGCGCCTTGGCGAACTCGTCGGGGATGCCCTCGGTCAGTCCGGTCGCGAACAGGCTGGGCGCGATCGCGAGCGCACGGATGCCCAGGCTGCCCATGTCGCGCGCCATCGTCAGGCACATCCCGGCGATCGCGGCCTTGGACGCGGTGTAGGCCACCTGCCCGATCTGCCCCTCGAACGCGGCGATCGAGGCGGTGTTGATGATGACGCCCCGCTCCTCCTGTTCGTCGTCGACCGGATCCTGCTTGCTCATCTGCCAGCCCGCCAACCTGCTGATGTTGAAGGTGCCGATGAGGTTGAGGTCGACGCACTTGCGGAAGGTGTCCAGGCTGTGCGGCCCGTCCTTCTTGACGGTGCGCTCGGCCGCGCCGCCGCCCGCGGTCGTTACGATGATGTGCAGCGCGCCGAGCTGGTCGATCGCCTGCTGCAGCACCTTCTCGGTGCCCTCGAAATCGGTGACGTCGACTTCGTAGAAGGACCCACCGATCGCGTCGGCGACCTCCTTGCCCTTCGACTGCGGGCGGTCCAGCACCGCCACGCTCGCGCCGCGCTTGGCCAGCAATTCGGCGGTCGCCTTGCCGAAGCCCGACGCCCCACCGACGATGATGGCCTTCTTGCCCTCGATCTCCATCTAGCCGCCTTTCCAAAAATTCGTCGAATCGTAAAGCAACTTAGCCGACCGCCTCCTGCGTTCAGCGGTTCGGGTCGGTCCTGGCAGTACCTTGGCAACATGGCCGAACCCGCTCGCGAAACGCGGATGCTGGCCGGGCTCGCCGCCGCGGCGGTGGCGCTGGGTGTGACCCAACTGCTCGCCGTCGCGTTCGGCCCGGAGTCCGACGCCCGCACGGCGGTCGGATCGGTGGTCATCGACCTGACGCCGGGCCCGGTCAAGGAATGGGCCATCGCGACGTTCGGCACGGCCGACAAACTCTTCCTTTCCGTCCTGGTGCTGGGGGTCATCGCGCTCCTCGCCGCGCTGACCGCCGCGCTGGAGACGCGGCGGGTTCCGGTCGGAAGCGCCGCGATCGTGCTGGCCGGGGCGGCCGGATGTGCGGCGGTGCTGTCGCGCGCGGGTGCGACGCTCGCCGACGTCGTGCCGACGCTGGTCGGTACCGCATGCGGGGTCGCCGTGCTGCGTCTGCTCGTCTCCGGACGCTTCACCGATCAGCCCTCCGACGACCGGACCGACCCGGGTAGACGGTTGTCGCTGCTAGCCCTCGGGCTACTGGCCGGCGGCGCGGTCACCGGGGTGGCCGGCGTGGTGCTGTCGCGTCTGACGTCGTCGGTCTCAGCCGATCGCGACGCCTTCGCGCTGCCCCGTGCCGACGTCGCCGCGCCGCCCGTAGGACCCGCCGTGCAGCCCAAAGGGGTTGCGCTGCCAGCGTTTATCACCGACAACGCCGATTTCTACCGGATCGACACCGCGCTGAGCGTGCCCCAGCTCAGCCGCGACGACTGGCAGCTCAGGGTGCACGGCATGGTGGACCGCGAAATCACCTACCGCTTCACGGACCTGGAGCGATTCGAGGCCGTCGACAAGCTCGTGACGCTGACGTGTGTGTCCAACCCGGTCGGCGGCGACCTCATCAGCAACGCCGCGTGGACCGGATATCGAGTGCGGGATCTGTTGGCGCAGGCTGGAATTCATTCCGATGCGGACATGGTGCTGTCGATGTCGGTCGACGGGTTCACCGCTGGCACGCCCGTCGAGGCGCTGACCGACGGCCGCGACGCGTTGCTGGCCGTCGGCATGAACGG
This region includes:
- a CDS encoding cytochrome P450, coding for MPTISTKDYLLDQAKRRFTPTLNNLPLGPIERRLNEREWPQFVLAEPPAGSGLKPVMGDSGLPVLGHIVEAFRGGPDYVLQIYRKYGPVHYSHSPALSSVSALGPDATQAVFSNKNKDYSQKGWHPVIGPFFNRGLMMLDFEEHMFHRRIMQEAFTRTRLTGYVEHIDKVASKVVANDWVANDARFLLHPALKELTLDIASVVFMGHEPGTDQDLVTKVNEAFTITTRAGGAIIRTSIPPFKWWQGLRARKVLEDYFEERVKERRSSGGTDMLSVLCHTEDEDGNSFSDEDIVNHMIFLMMAAHDTSTSTLTTMGYHLAANPEWQERCRDESARLGDGPLDIEALEKLETLDLVINESLRMVTPLPFNVRQAVRDTDLLGYYIPAGTNVVTWPGMNHRLPELWTNPEKFDPDRFAEPRAEHKKHRYAFAPFGGGAHKCIGMVFGQLEIKTVMHRLLRKYRLELPRPGYQPRYDYAGMPVPMDGMPIVLRPLN
- a CDS encoding DNA polymerase IV — encoded protein: MKRWVLHVDLDQFQAAVEVRRRPELDGLPIIVGGNGIPHEPRKVVTCASYPARKFGVHAGMPLRTAARKCPDATFLPLDTDAYDAASEEVMGLLRDFGHPVEVWGWDEAYVGADLDDAADAVELAARIRETVAAETGLSCSVGISDNKQRAKVATGFGKPAGVFVLTDENWMAVMGDREVDALWGVGPKTTKRLATMGISTVADLAATDATRLTSTFGPTTGLWILLLAKGGGDTDVSATPWVPRSRSHVVTFPADLTERAEMNSAVIDLAQQTLTEVVEQDRVVTRVAVTVRTKTFYTRSKIRKLPAPTVDAQTITATALDLLDQFELDRPVRLLGVRLELAPPEGGY
- a CDS encoding AAA family ATPase gives rise to the protein MLRTVAIRGYRSLRDIVLPLAPLTVVTGANGTGKSSLYRALRLLADCGRGEVIGSLAREGGLESVLWAGPEQLGGARRTGRVEGTTRSGPVSLELGFASDDFGYLVDLGLPQMAGHNSLFARDPEIKREAVFVGPVMRTSSTLVRRTRDYAEASAESGRGFDKLSQALPPYRSVLAEYAHPGTHPELAAVRDRLRDWRFYDGFRVDAAAPSRQRQVGTRTPVLCDDGRDLAAAIQTIIEAGFDDLQRAVADAFDGAAVSVAVHDGLFDLQLHQPGMLRPLRATELSDGTLRFLLWAAALSSPRPPSLMVLNEPETSLHPELVRPLASLIRAAATTTQVVVVTHSKALLQFLDTVAVADADNDASAVEIGLYKDLGETRVDGLGLLSAPRWDWGRR
- a CDS encoding SDR family oxidoreductase; the encoded protein is MAQRGGFTGKRCFLTGAASGIGRATALKLAAEGAELYLTDRDADGLETTVADATALGGHVAEYRALDISDYDAVAAFAADIHAAHPAMDVVMNIAGVSAWGTVSTLTHQHWKSMVDINLMGPIHVIEEFVPPMVAAGKGGHLVNVSSAAGLVALPWHAAYSASKYGLRGLSEVLRFDLARHRIGVSVVVPGAVKTPLVQTVQIAGVDRDDPRVKKWTDRFSGHAVSPEHAADRIVKGVRRNRFLIYTSADIRALYLFKRVAWWPYTVAMRQANVLFTRALRPGARRR
- a CDS encoding TetR/AcrR family transcriptional regulator, whose product is MTAEVRQTRRSRGDRQRDAIVGAVRELLQERSFADLSVSTISERAGVARSGFYFYFDSKYAVLAVILADAGEELAKLTHNFAPREPGESLSDYAKRMVGSAAAVYATNDPIMHACAVARNTDAQIREMMDDFADGIIDKIVSLVEQDADARPISDDLPALVRTLAATTTMTLTHDSAFIGRGRDPARAIEVVERLWLYGLWGGSHLREDSPDR
- a CDS encoding TetR/AcrR family transcriptional regulator, whose protein sequence is MAASRPLIELPVTDQAPHERGDAARNRMLIVDAARRLIAEHGADAISTDDIAAAAGVGKGTLFRRFGSRAGLMIVLLDEDEKAAQAAFLFGPPPLGPGAPPLDRLLAYGRSRLEFVHTHHALMSDANRDPQTRFSPPATLHHRHVSVLLENADTSGDLDAQAAALLALLDPDYVHHQLTERGATLESLGDAWESLARKLCGQ